The Rattus rattus isolate New Zealand chromosome 1, Rrattus_CSIRO_v1, whole genome shotgun sequence genome includes a region encoding these proteins:
- the Msmp gene encoding prostate-associated microseminoprotein codes for MALRMLWAGQAKGILGGWRVICLVVSLVLQHPGVNSKCYFQAQAPCQYEGKYFTLGESWLRKDCFHCTCLHPVGVGCCDTSQHPIDFPAGCELLQEAGTCQFSLVQKADPRLPCKGGGPDLEWGSANTPARGAPAPHSS; via the exons ATGGCTCTAAGGATGCTCTGGGCTGGACAGGCCAAGGGGATCCTGGGAGGCTGGAGGGTCATCTGCTTGGTGGTGTCCCTGGTCCTGCAGCACCCAGGAGTCAACAGCAAGTGCTACTTCCAAGCTCAAG CTCCCTGCCAGTACGAGGGTAAATATTTCACTCTGGGTGAATCTTGGCTCCGCAAGGACTGCTTCCATTGTACCTGTCTGCATCCTGTTGGTGTGGGCTGCTGTGACAC GTCTCAGCATCCCATTGACTTCCCTGCTGGGTGTGAACTGCTACAGGAGGCCGGAACCTGTCAGTTTTCCCTGGTGCAAAAAGCTGACCCTCGGCTGCCCTGCAAAGGGGGAGGACCTGACTTAGAATGGGGCTCGGCTAACACCCCTGCTCGTGGGGCTCCTGCCCCCCACTCCAGCTAA